In the Streptomyces formicae genome, one interval contains:
- a CDS encoding alkaline phosphatase PhoX, translating into MSLTRRDFTRSSALTGAGVALAGSVGALATAPGALAATDVHETAEEDAQGHGHHHDPGYGPLLPDPEGLLALPAKFSYRVITHSGKTKLESGEFTPSNHDGTAAFRGPRGSTLLVNNHELSGPRSKWKNPVPLTEGLVYDPAASGGCTVVEVGRDGHVAEWVGIAGTATNCAGGSTPWGTWLTCEETEDKAGHNGMTKDHGYVFEVDPVDARANRAPKPIKALGRYAHEAVVVDPKRGHLYLTEDASGPNGLFYRWTPPHGFEHGRGRLRTLADDAGVLKAPKCYDSGGRFVDDLSRATKIGTVYGVDWVEVPDRDARTAPVRQQFDDGDITRARKLEGMWWGDGGAYIVSSFARAESPVQHDGQVWFYHPGRRTLTLKVLLGVNPDPGEDGAFDGPDNITVSPYGGLVIAEDGDGVQHLFGATESGRTYPIARNELNAGTPEKPEYSEFTGVTFSPDGRTLYANIQTPGIMLAITGPWKRQRR; encoded by the coding sequence ATGTCGCTCACCCGCAGGGACTTCACCAGATCCTCCGCGCTCACCGGCGCCGGGGTCGCCCTGGCCGGCAGCGTCGGCGCGCTCGCCACCGCTCCCGGCGCCCTCGCCGCGACGGACGTCCACGAGACGGCGGAAGAGGACGCCCAGGGCCACGGTCACCACCACGACCCCGGCTACGGTCCCCTCCTGCCCGACCCCGAGGGGCTCCTCGCGCTGCCCGCGAAGTTCTCGTACCGCGTCATCACGCACAGCGGGAAGACGAAGCTGGAGAGCGGCGAGTTCACCCCCTCCAACCACGACGGCACCGCCGCCTTCCGGGGCCCGCGCGGCAGCACGCTCCTCGTCAACAACCACGAGCTGAGCGGTCCCCGGTCCAAGTGGAAGAACCCCGTCCCGCTCACCGAGGGGCTCGTCTACGACCCGGCCGCGTCCGGCGGCTGCACCGTCGTCGAGGTCGGCCGCGACGGGCACGTCGCCGAGTGGGTCGGCATCGCGGGCACCGCCACCAACTGCGCGGGCGGCAGCACTCCTTGGGGCACCTGGCTGACCTGCGAGGAGACCGAGGACAAGGCCGGTCACAACGGCATGACCAAGGACCACGGCTACGTCTTCGAGGTCGACCCCGTCGACGCCCGTGCCAACCGCGCGCCCAAGCCGATCAAGGCGCTCGGCCGCTACGCCCACGAAGCCGTCGTCGTCGACCCCAAGCGTGGCCACCTCTACCTCACCGAGGACGCCTCGGGCCCCAACGGCCTGTTCTACCGCTGGACCCCGCCGCACGGCTTCGAGCACGGCCGGGGCAGGCTGCGCACCCTCGCCGACGACGCGGGCGTCCTGAAGGCCCCCAAGTGCTACGACTCCGGCGGCCGCTTCGTCGACGACCTGTCCCGCGCCACGAAGATCGGCACGGTGTACGGCGTGGACTGGGTGGAGGTGCCCGACCGCGACGCCCGCACGGCCCCGGTGCGCCAGCAGTTCGACGACGGTGACATCACCCGCGCCCGCAAGCTCGAAGGCATGTGGTGGGGCGACGGCGGCGCCTACATCGTCTCCTCCTTCGCCCGCGCGGAGAGCCCGGTCCAGCACGACGGGCAGGTGTGGTTCTACCACCCGGGCCGCCGCACCCTGACCCTGAAGGTGCTGCTCGGCGTCAACCCCGACCCGGGCGAGGACGGCGCCTTCGACGGGCCCGACAACATCACCGTCTCGCCGTACGGCGGACTGGTCATCGCGGAGGACGGGGACGGCGTCCAGCACCTGTTCGGCGCGACGGAGAGCGGCCGCACGTACCCGATCGCGCGCAACGAACTCAACGCAGGTACCCCGGAGAAGCCCGAGTACAGCGAGTTCACCGGCGTCACCTTCTCGCCCGACGGCAGGACGCTCTACGCCAACATCCAGACGCCCGGCATCATGCTGGCGATCACCGGACCCTGGAAGCGGCAGCGGCGCTGA